The DNA segment GAAAGAACGGATCACCACTCAGCTCCAGGAACCGTATCACATACTGATACATTCTACCGGAGACGTCAAGTATCACCACGTGATACAGCTTCGTGCACATCAGAAGAAAGCTACCACCCCCCGCCCCCGCCACCGCCGCCGCCGCCGCCCGAAAAGCCGCCGCCGCTGGAGAAGCCGGAGGAGGACGAGCTGGGGGGTGGGGGGAGAGATGAGGACATGGTGCTGGCCATGGAGCCGGCGAAACCGCCCATGCGATCGCCAAAGGAGCCGGCGGCGAAGCTGTTGCCGGAATACCAGGCGGGCTGGTAGGCGGCGGCACCGGCGGCGGCGGCCAGAAGCCAGCGGTCGAAGGTGTCCGACCAGGGTCTTTCGACGCCCAGAGCCACGGCATAGGGCAACAGCTTTTCGAAATGCTGCGGCGACATGTCAGGGGCGCCGGCCATGTTCATCCGCTCTTTTTCCGCGAGCGTCAGATATTGCCGGAGACCATCGATGCCATCCATCATCTTCGCGCCGATCGGCGTCGGCGCGCCCATCAGATGGAAGAACAGCATGTTGACCAGCACGATACCGCCGACGCCGATCAGAAGCGGGATCTGATGGGCGCTCAGCGCCATGCTGATGACGACAGCAGAAACGCTAAGCGCGCCTGCGACGGCAAAGAATGTGAGAAAGGCTGCGGCAATCAGCGCGCCGATGCGGGTAAACAGACTGCCGCGCTTGTTGAACAGGCGGCCGATGGCGAGCGCAAAAAGCGAGATGATCACCGAGGCTATGACCGGCAGAAGCACCAGCGCGACCGTTGCGCCATCGACAAGGCCCGCGACGAAAATGGCGAGCAGAAACAGAGCCGAGATGGCGATGCCACCGGCCACATAGGCGGTATTGGCGTGATAGTATCTGTTGCGATGTTCCTTTTCCATCGCGGTGCGGAACTCGGCTCCAGCCTTCTGCACGGCCGGGCCATTGTCCTTGTCGATCGCAAGCTTGCCGCCATTGCGCTGGACGGCCGCAAGGACTGCCGCCTCGCCGGTTGGGAGCGATGGCGGCTTCGGCTTGTCGGTGCGGGTGATCTCCAGCGCGTTCTTGAAGTCCTTGAGGACGACATAGCCTTCGACGGCAAGGTTGAGGGCGGCGGCCGACAGCGCCGTCCAGCCCCGGCCGGAAAAACCCCTGTTGTCGATATAATTGACCAGCGCCGGGGAGATCCCGTCGGGCGCATCCCAGCGCGGGACGATGACGCCTCGGGCCGGATCGCGGCCGACCTTCAGCCACATGCGGGAATAATAGAGCGCGGCGACCACGAAACCGGCGATGGCCAGGATCGCCGGCAGATGATCGTAGAACCACCAGGCCCGTTCCTGCGATACCGAAGGCGGATCGATGCTGCCCTTTTGCATCTTGACCGCGATGGTCAGCCCCTCGTTGGCCTCCAGGCGGCGCGTCGTGGTAAAGACCAGCCGGTCGCCATCTTCCAGCGCGCGGGCGTTCTTGTCGGTCGCGCCCTGGCCGCCGGTGAAGATATCCAGCGCCTGCGCCTTCACGCCCGCAGGCAAGGCGACCGTGGCAGAGGCCTCCTCGATCGGAAACGCCCATTGATTGCCGGTCACATTCCAATACAGCTCGTCATGATCGGGAAAGAAGCGGATCTGGCGGGCGGTCTCGTAGGTAAACTGGAACGTATGCTCGCCATCTTGCAGGAACACGTCCTTGTCGCCGGTATAGATGCGGATGCCACCGCTGATATTTTCGGTGCGATAGGGCTCGGCCGCACCGTCGCGCTCAACGGAGATCAGCTTAAAATCGACCTTGACGACGCGGCCAGCCGCATCGGTGACGGTCAGCGGAAAATCGCGGTAGATGCCGCGCTTGATGCGGTCTCCCTCGACATTGGCGGTGATCGTTTCCGTGACGCTCAGCACGCCGCTTTTGGCGACGCCGATGACCGAGCGATAGGATTTGAAAACCTCCTCCCCGCGCGCCAGCCCTGCGGTGGACAACAGGATGGAGAGCAGGAAGAAGAGCCGTGCCAGCGCCGCGAAAACACGTGTCATGCGATCGATCCCTCCCCGGCCGGAACAGCCTTATTTGCCTGCACCTTAAGGCCGGTCGCCCTCAAGCCCGACGCCCAGCGATGCAAGCTCATCCCAATAGCGCGGATAGGTCTTGGCGACGCAGCCGGGGTCGAGAATGGTGATGCCGTTGATCTTGAGGCCCGCCAAAGCAAAGCTCATGGCGATCCGGTGATCGGCGAATGTGTCGATATCGGCCGGCAGCGTCTGGCCGGCAAGCGCCGGATCGGAGGCAACCAGCAGATCATCGCCCTCCTCGATACCGAGGCCTGGGCGGATATTCGAGAGGCCGGTGGACAGGGCGCGCACGCGGTCGCATTCCTTGACGCGCAGGTTCTCGATCCCGACGAAACGCACCGGGGTCTCGTTGAAGGCGGCCAGTACGGCAAGTGTTGGGATAGCGTCCTGCATCTGCGAGCCATCGATGACGGCGGGCATATGCGGGAACGAGGCGATGACCTCATAGGCCTTGGCATCCGGCTGCGAAAACGACGCGGCCGCAACGCCGAGATCGATCCGCCCGCCGGTCAAGACTTCCGCCGCCCAGAGATAGGTCGCAGCCGAGGCATCCGGCTCGATCAGATAATCCGTTGCATGATACCCGGTCGGAGAGACCTGCCAGATCGACGGGCTGACCTGGGTGACTTCGGCGCCAAAGGCGCGCATTGCGGCAACCGTCAGATCGATATAGCCGCGCGCGCCGATCTCCTCGCCGGCAAGCTCGATATTGATGGGGCGGGAGGCACCGGCAGCGGCCATCAGCAGGGCGGATACATATTGGCTGGAAAGGCCGGCATCGATGGTGACATGGTCTTCGGCGAAATCGCCGGTGCCGGCGATCGTCACCGGCGGGCAGCCGGTTTCGGCGTCCACCGTCACACCGAGCGAACGCAGTGCCGTGACCAGCGGCGCGATCGGCCGCTTGCGCATATGCTGGTCGCCATCGACCACCACAGTGCCATCAACCAGGGCAGCAGCGGCCGTGAGAAAACGCGTCGCAGTTCCAGCATTGCCGAGGAAAAGCGGCTGTTGCGGCGCCAGAAGCTTACCGGAACCGGTAACGATGAAGGTGGTATCGTCGGGCTCGGAAATGTCCACGCCCATGGCGCGCAAGGCGTCCGCCATATACCGGGTGTCGTCGCTCTTCAAGGCGCCGGTCAGGCGGCTGGTGCCCTTGGCAAGGCCGGCCAGAAGCAGCGCCCGGTTGGTGATCGATTTCGAACCTGGGGGGCTGACGCGGCCTTCAAGCGGATGGCCTGATGGAAGGATGGTGAGTTTCTGGTCTGCGGCGTT comes from the Pararhizobium qamdonense genome and includes:
- a CDS encoding DUF2207 domain-containing protein gives rise to the protein MTRVFAALARLFFLLSILLSTAGLARGEEVFKSYRSVIGVAKSGVLSVTETITANVEGDRIKRGIYRDFPLTVTDAAGRVVKVDFKLISVERDGAAEPYRTENISGGIRIYTGDKDVFLQDGEHTFQFTYETARQIRFFPDHDELYWNVTGNQWAFPIEEASATVALPAGVKAQALDIFTGGQGATDKNARALEDGDRLVFTTTRRLEANEGLTIAVKMQKGSIDPPSVSQERAWWFYDHLPAILAIAGFVVAALYYSRMWLKVGRDPARGVIVPRWDAPDGISPALVNYIDNRGFSGRGWTALSAAALNLAVEGYVVLKDFKNALEITRTDKPKPPSLPTGEAAVLAAVQRNGGKLAIDKDNGPAVQKAGAEFRTAMEKEHRNRYYHANTAYVAGGIAISALFLLAIFVAGLVDGATVALVLLPVIASVIISLFALAIGRLFNKRGSLFTRIGALIAAAFLTFFAVAGALSVSAVVISMALSAHQIPLLIGVGGIVLVNMLFFHLMGAPTPIGAKMMDGIDGLRQYLTLAEKERMNMAGAPDMSPQHFEKLLPYAVALGVERPWSDTFDRWLLAAAAGAAAYQPAWYSGNSFAAGSFGDRMGGFAGSMASTMSSSLPPPPSSSSSGFSSGGGFSGGGGGGGGGGGW
- a CDS encoding 3-phosphoshikimate 1-carboxyvinyltransferase, coding for MNAADQKLTILPSGHPLEGRVSPPGSKSITNRALLLAGLAKGTSRLTGALKSDDTRYMADALRAMGVDISEPDDTTFIVTGSGKLLAPQQPLFLGNAGTATRFLTAAAALVDGTVVVDGDQHMRKRPIAPLVTALRSLGVTVDAETGCPPVTIAGTGDFAEDHVTIDAGLSSQYVSALLMAAAGASRPINIELAGEEIGARGYIDLTVAAMRAFGAEVTQVSPSIWQVSPTGYHATDYLIEPDASAATYLWAAEVLTGGRIDLGVAAASFSQPDAKAYEVIASFPHMPAVIDGSQMQDAIPTLAVLAAFNETPVRFVGIENLRVKECDRVRALSTGLSNIRPGLGIEEGDDLLVASDPALAGQTLPADIDTFADHRIAMSFALAGLKINGITILDPGCVAKTYPRYWDELASLGVGLEGDRP